TATCCTCAGATGAATCCTGGTCTCAATCATTGTGTCTTCAATTGGTATTTTATCTATCTTAATTATCTCTGCCCTTGTATATATCCTCTCATCATGATAATGGCTATTTATACCTAAAAGTTTTCCGGGATATGAGCATATCAAAAGCACGCAAATAAAGATGATGGGTGTGACCTTTCTCATGTTATTTCCTTTTTACTCTACTTGTAAGGAGTATTCATGTTAAACAAACAATATAGAATATTGCATTTTACAAGCATATTTTTATTGACTTATAAAGGAAGTTCCCCAAGAAAGAATAGTGGAAGAGCCACTGCTTTCTTTTGGAAAATACTGTAAAAATACTAATCGATAAGAATCAATAAAATAATATTATCTTAGGGAAAATTAGTATTCATGAAAACCCTTATTAAACCTATACTGAGAATCTTTATCCTTTTTTCTCTATTATTATCAACAGAACTCCTATCCATTCATCATCACCATAACAGCGTTGATCAAGAAGACTGCCCGATCTGTCTCATCTTGCTATCAAATCAGTTTAAGGTAATAAATTTTTTCAATTACTTCTCTCATAGTATTATAAGCAAGAGCGAGAAATTATCCTCTGAAGTCAAAACTATACCATCTACAATCACACATTATCCATACTATCCTAATGCTCCTCCTGAGTGATCTGTTTAATTCCTAAAAAAACATATATCCATATACCACTTTATATCCTCCTACCGATGTAAGTGATTGTATAATAATCATTATGATTACAAAGGAGATACTATGAAATATATACTGACAATAATAATATTTTTATTCGCTATGAATATTTTACCGCAGAATATTTTCGCACAAGGCGAACCTAATAATAAGAGTTCGTTATCGTCATCCTTTTCTCAGGCAAAGTTTGTCCCAGATATTTCGTTTATTCTGGATTCTTCGATAGTATACAGAGACAGGAAGGACGAAAAATTCGATTTGTTGGCAATACCAGAATTTACACATGCCCACGACAATGGCGATGAACATGAACATTCTCACGCTCCCATGCATGCCCATAGAGGCTTTAATCTTAATTATGGCGAACTAGCGCTATATTCCGCTGTGGATCCCTATTTCGAACTCTTCGCTACCTTCCATCTCTCTACAGAAAGCTTTGAGATTGAGGAGGGTTTTATAAATACTACATCTTTGCCAGCAGGTTTTCAGTTAAAAATTGGCAAATTCTTAAGCGGCTTTGGCAGGCTCAATGGTCAGCATGCGCACTACTGGGACTTTGCGGATCAACCTGTAGTATATGCAGCTTTTACTGGTGATCATGGAATACTTGAAAAGGGCGCGCAGGCAAGCTGGATAGCGCCTATTGATCTCTATCTTTTGATCGGCGCAGAATATCTACAGGGAGAGAATGAAAAGAGCTTCGGATACGATGGATTCAGCAATAACGCAATAGAAATTGAAACAAGCAAAAGACCGAATCTGTATACCGAATTTATTAAAACATCAATGGATATTAAAGAACTGACCCTATTGGTTGGCATCTCCGGTGCGCATGGAAAAGCAAGAATAAATCACGATCTTGGAGATGATAGCGGGCATGCTCTTTATGGAGATACAAATCTAATTGGAGGAGATGTCACTATAAAATATCTTATTGATTCCTACAGATATCTCTCTCTTCAGGGGGAATATCTCTATCGAAAAATTAAAGGCGAATTATATGAAGCAAACACGACCGATACATCGACTTCAGAAATTGAAAAGGAACAATCGGGTTTCTATGCACAATTGATAATCAAACCCTTCCTGCTCTGGAGAATCGGATCGCGTTATGAAATGCTTCATCTCAATGAGAATAAGATCAATTATGTTAAAACTGATTTACCCGACAAACTCTGCAAATATTCGGCTATGATAGAGTATAATCCCACAGAATTTTCACGGATAAGGCTTCAATATAACCACGACAGAACCAAATATCTGGATGAAAAGAACAAGCATATCAATGAGGTTATTCTTCAGTTCAACATGTCAATTGGCGCACACGGCGCCCATTCATTCTAGCACAAGGGAGATTTTCAATGAAAAAAACAATTATACTTCTATTGCTAATAGTGACTTCACCGCTTTATGCAAAGCTGAAAGTTATTACCACCTATCCTTATATTGCTGATATCACCTCAAGAATTGGAGGGGATAGTTTGAGTGTGCATGCCCTTGCATCTGGTAATTGGGATCCTCACTTTGTAACGCCCAAACCTTCTCTTATTGCAAAAGTACGAAGAGCGGATCTGCTTATATTGAATGGAGCAGAGCTGGAGATAGGCTGGATGCCGCCTGTGATCAGGGAAGCGCGAAACGCAAAGGTACAACCCGGCTCCACGGGCTTTCTCGATCTCTCAATCTACATTAAGCTTATAGACGTGCCGGGAAATGTGTCGCGTGCCCAGGGAGATGTGCACCCTTCCGGAAACCCGCATTATGCTCTTGGCCCCATTAATATAGCCAAGATTGCAGTTGCTATTAAGAATAAGCTAAATGAACTTGATCCAGGCAACCGCGCTGCCTACACAAAAAACCATAAAGAATTCAATCTGTTATGGGATA
This genomic window from Spirochaetota bacterium contains:
- a CDS encoding zinc ABC transporter substrate-binding protein, encoding MKKTIILLLLIVTSPLYAKLKVITTYPYIADITSRIGGDSLSVHALASGNWDPHFVTPKPSLIAKVRRADLLILNGAELEIGWMPPVIREARNAKVQPGSTGFLDLSIYIKLIDVPGNVSRAQGDVHPSGNPHYALGPINIAKIAVAIKNKLNELDPGNRAAYTKNHKEFNLLWDNKLKEWEEIMKPLRGIKVVQYHKNFDYLFEHYGMIPVIELEPLPGIAPTTRHIMRVIDIINSQGVRLIINDVYHSQKPAQLVVRKTGMRMITLPHDVNAIKEAKDIVALFDEIVGRLSK